In a genomic window of Nocardia fluminea:
- a CDS encoding serine/threonine-protein kinase yields the protein MAMSPGTIVGGYRIDRILGAGGMGTVYLGKHPSLPRMDALKVLSPELSRDHEFRARFEREANLAAGLDHPNIVSVYNRGEEHGQLWIAMQYVPGTDASAELARDRHAMTPLRALRIVTEVGKGLDYAHRKGLLHRDVKPANFLLSNTDGDEDERVFLTDFGVAKSNDDASELTQTGSFLATIAYAPPEQLSGGALDHRADIYSLACSFYKLLTGQNPYPAAQPAMVMMGHLHEPPPRATAVNPGLPPALDHVFARAMAKNSAERFSTCREFTDAAAAALTPGHNPVSTNTSPTYPIQVLRPETSSHYYTQQHVPAAPGPLRPSNRGKWIAVAAVVAAAAVAATIGIVALQDDPGATASTSVTSTSKVLTPLEKSRKDNPAFEGKPVLMVDVFDAGANSFDPAMGVFLSPSPQTRFLGDLGLIYSPTYAKNGDEASPRPISKDDRNTALSNVTNGYILAIRSDSKAGGGGLLGLPSAITSSRATVIVIDDPAAVAAMRNWSMSSEQTLIDRVVPVLQTQIK from the coding sequence ATGGCGATGAGTCCTGGCACCATCGTCGGCGGATACCGAATTGATCGGATCCTCGGCGCAGGCGGTATGGGCACCGTCTACCTCGGAAAACACCCCAGCCTTCCCCGGATGGACGCCCTCAAGGTGCTGAGTCCGGAACTCTCTCGTGACCACGAGTTCCGGGCTCGGTTCGAACGCGAGGCCAACCTCGCCGCCGGGCTCGATCACCCGAATATCGTGTCGGTGTACAACCGCGGCGAAGAGCACGGCCAGCTGTGGATCGCGATGCAATACGTGCCCGGAACAGACGCGTCGGCGGAGCTCGCTCGCGACCGTCACGCGATGACGCCGCTCCGCGCGCTGAGGATCGTGACCGAAGTCGGGAAAGGTCTCGACTATGCACACCGAAAAGGCTTGCTGCACAGAGACGTCAAGCCCGCGAACTTCTTGCTGTCGAATACCGACGGGGATGAGGACGAGCGGGTCTTCCTCACGGATTTCGGTGTCGCGAAGTCGAACGACGACGCCAGTGAGCTCACGCAGACCGGCAGCTTCCTCGCAACGATCGCGTATGCTCCGCCCGAGCAACTGTCGGGTGGCGCGCTCGACCACCGAGCCGACATCTATAGCTTGGCTTGCTCGTTCTACAAGCTACTGACCGGCCAGAACCCTTATCCTGCAGCTCAACCGGCCATGGTGATGATGGGGCATCTACACGAACCGCCGCCGCGAGCCACCGCGGTGAACCCTGGCCTGCCCCCAGCGTTGGACCACGTTTTCGCGCGTGCAATGGCGAAAAACTCCGCCGAGAGATTCAGCACCTGCCGGGAGTTCACCGACGCGGCAGCCGCCGCGTTGACCCCGGGCCACAATCCGGTGTCGACAAATACCTCACCGACCTATCCGATTCAGGTCCTCCGCCCGGAGACAAGTTCCCACTATTACACCCAGCAGCACGTGCCGGCCGCGCCCGGACCGCTGAGGCCGAGCAACCGTGGCAAGTGGATAGCAGTCGCTGCCGTGGTCGCCGCGGCCGCGGTCGCCGCGACGATCGGAATCGTTGCCCTGCAGGATGATCCCGGGGCCACCGCGTCGACATCAGTCACCTCGACATCGAAGGTGCTCACGCCACTCGAGAAGTCACGGAAGGACAATCCCGCATTCGAAGGGAAACCAGTTCTCATGGTGGATGTCTTCGACGCCGGCGCGAACTCCTTCGACCCGGCAATGGGTGTCTTCTTGTCACCTTCACCACAAACCAGATTTCTCGGCGACCTCGGCCTCATCTACAGCCCGACCTATGCGAAGAACGGTGACGAAGCCTCCCCTCGTCCGATCAGCAAAGACGATCGCAACACGGCACTTTCGAATGTCACCAACGGGTACATCCTGGCTATCCGAAGTGACTCCAAAGCCGGTGGGGGCGGCTTGCTCGGGTTACCCTCCGCGATCACCAGTTCGCGGGCAACAGTCATCGTGATCGATGACCCCGCAGCCGTTGCCGCGATGAGGAACTGGTCGATGAGCTCTGAACAGACACTGATCGACAGGGTCGTTCCCGTCCTGCAGACGCAGATCAAGTAG
- a CDS encoding WXG100 family type VII secretion target produces the protein MAVKASVDAEAVKTFAQGCEDKHARLVQEIVKLKNLEDRLTASWSGEAKMAFDSFMERYYFQADKLNDKLLQTVENLATTSGRFSNADQVFKESVTTHANSLDLPAI, from the coding sequence ATGGCAGTAAAAGCATCTGTCGATGCGGAAGCAGTCAAGACCTTCGCTCAGGGCTGTGAAGACAAGCACGCCAGGCTCGTGCAGGAGATCGTGAAGCTCAAGAATCTCGAGGACCGTCTTACCGCCTCGTGGTCGGGCGAGGCCAAGATGGCATTCGATTCGTTCATGGAGCGGTACTACTTCCAGGCTGACAAGCTGAACGACAAACTGCTGCAGACGGTCGAGAATCTGGCCACCACCAGCGGCCGGTTCTCGAACGCCGACCAGGTTTTCAAGGAATCCGTGACAACGCACGCCAACAGCCTCGACCTGCCGGCGATCTAG
- a CDS encoding DUF7373 family lipoprotein, giving the protein MDQRSPMFSRKTRLSVCIASIVTALSVAGCGSTVAGSSIPAELDVRKLDVGSYSTTPLDMRYTYQNDLSGGLKLAVMRLSDNVVTGMDIDPRFKYSTGSVPFVDAAKATTVLADVTKPVLERNKMMFGFASGSVDKEPDKSGKKVDGQSFTTVAVMQFPDEAIAKQAATEIEDADFAVAADKNEKIALPGYPDAHTHWRPGVATIGSVMAKGSYVISLYLSHTTPDLAALKDLAEKSYAAQVPRLDALEPLTAEEVLFLENDPDGMLRRTFNPNAMGLPDPGKQGSYTMQGFLHQVANTAHWKQTLTDVGLDRFSLSYAGSFSTSMLFRTRDADAARRLASTILDGVYPGVADAPAALPDAKCGEGKSTDDIERKRFRCVVTYREYTATVEADQLRDAHQRAAAQYALLANSQ; this is encoded by the coding sequence ATGGACCAGAGATCACCGATGTTTTCTCGGAAAACACGCCTTTCGGTATGCATCGCCTCGATCGTCACCGCACTCTCCGTCGCCGGCTGCGGCTCTACCGTAGCCGGCTCTTCGATTCCCGCGGAACTCGATGTTCGCAAGCTGGATGTCGGATCTTATTCCACCACTCCCTTGGATATGCGATACACCTACCAGAACGACCTCAGCGGTGGGCTGAAACTCGCTGTTATGCGGTTGTCCGACAATGTCGTCACCGGCATGGATATCGACCCTCGCTTCAAGTACAGCACCGGGTCGGTTCCGTTTGTCGACGCAGCGAAAGCTACGACCGTACTTGCCGACGTCACCAAACCGGTCCTCGAACGGAACAAGATGATGTTCGGCTTCGCCTCGGGCAGCGTGGACAAAGAACCGGATAAATCAGGCAAGAAGGTCGACGGGCAATCTTTCACCACTGTCGCGGTCATGCAGTTTCCGGATGAAGCCATAGCGAAACAGGCGGCGACGGAGATCGAAGACGCGGACTTCGCCGTCGCCGCGGACAAGAACGAAAAGATCGCGCTGCCCGGCTATCCCGACGCGCACACACACTGGCGCCCCGGCGTCGCCACCATCGGCTCCGTGATGGCCAAAGGCAGCTACGTCATCAGCCTGTACCTCAGCCATACCACACCAGATCTCGCTGCCCTCAAGGATCTGGCCGAAAAGTCCTACGCCGCACAGGTTCCCCGCCTCGACGCGCTCGAGCCACTCACCGCGGAGGAAGTGCTGTTCCTGGAAAATGATCCGGATGGGATGCTCAGGCGCACCTTCAACCCCAACGCCATGGGGCTCCCCGATCCTGGCAAACAGGGCTCCTACACCATGCAGGGCTTCCTACATCAAGTTGCCAATACAGCTCACTGGAAACAGACCCTCACCGATGTTGGACTCGACCGCTTCTCGCTGAGCTACGCGGGCTCGTTTTCCACCTCGATGCTGTTTCGAACTCGCGACGCAGACGCCGCACGTCGCCTCGCGTCCACGATCTTGGATGGCGTCTACCCTGGTGTCGCGGACGCACCTGCCGCCCTACCCGACGCGAAATGCGGCGAAGGAAAGTCGACGGATGACATCGAGAGGAAGCGGTTCCGGTGTGTCGTCACCTACCGCGAGTACACCGCCACGGTCGAGGCCGACCAGTTACGCGATGCTCATCAACGGGCTGCGGCCCAATACGCGCTCCTCGCGAACAGTCAGTAG